The DNA window CACTCCCGAGCTGCTCACCAGCGGCGAGTGGGAATCCGTGGAGTTCACCGAGTACAACGTCGAGGCCGACGCCCCCGAGTACGGCGGCGGGAAAGAACACATCCTCCGCCAGACCGCAAACCGCGTCAAGGACGTCCTCGTCGGCATGGGCTTCCAGGAGATGGAAGGCCCACACGTCGACGCGGACTTCTGGATCAACGACTGTCTGTTCATGCCCCAGGACCATCCCGCCAGGACCCACTGGGACCGCTTTGCCATGGATGAGCCCCGGGAGATCGACGAGCTCCCCCCGGATCTGGTCGAGCGCGTCGAACGCGCCCATCGCGAGGGCGTCGGCGAGCACGGCGACGGCTATCACTCGCCGTGGGACGAGGACTTCGCGCGTGCGCTGGCGCTCCGTGGCCATACCACCAGCCTCTCCACCCGGTATCTCTCCGGCGAGCAGGTCGGCGAGCTTGAACCGCCCCAGCGATATTTCAGCGTCGAGAAGGTCTACCGGAACGACACGCTCGATCCGACCCACCTCCTGGAGTTCTTCCAGATCGAGGGCTGGGTGATGGCCAAAGATCTCTCCGTACGTGATCTGATGGGCACCTTCGAGGAGTTTTACGCCCAGTTCGGGATCACCGACATCGAGTTCAAACCGCACTACAACCCCTACACAGAGCCGAGCTTCGAGCTCTTTGGCACCCATCCCGAGACGGGCGAACTGATCGAGATCGGCAACAGCGGCATCTTCCGCGAGGAGATGCTCGAACCGCTGGGCGTCGAGTGTGACGTAATGGCCTGGGGGCTCGCGCTGGAACGCCTGCTCATGCTGATCTACGGCTTCGAGGACATCCGCGACGTCCACGGCACGCTGTGTGATCTCGAACTGCTGCGAGAAACCGAGGTGATGTACTGATGCCAACAGTCGATGTCGACCCCGACGAACTGCGCGAGTTGACCGACCACGAGGAGAAATCCGACGAACAGCTCAAAGACGACCTGTTCTCGCTTGGCCTCGAGTACGAGGGCTCGACCGAGGACGGCGAGTTCGAACTGGAGTTCGCTCCCGACCGGCTGGACCGGCTTTCAGTCGAGGGGATCGCCCGCTCGCTGCGGTACCAGTACGGCGACGACCGCGGCGTCCACGTCCCGAACACGAACGATGCCGACTGGGTCATCGAGGTCGAGGACGCACCCGAGGGCCGTCCCTACGTCACTGGTGCGGTGATCCGGGGCGTCAACCTGAGCGAGGACGCGCTGGACTCGCTGATCCAGCTCCAGGAGAAGCTTCACGCCACGATGGGTCGCAAGCGCGCGAAAGGTGCGATCGGTATTCACGATCTCACGATGCTGAAGGGCACGTCACTCGACCCCACTGCGGGCGAGGAGCGAACGACCAACAGCATCCGGTACACGAGCGTTGACCCCGAGGGTGACCGGTTCGTGGCCCTTGATTCTGACCGGGAGCTCACGCCCGCAGATGTACTCGAAGAACATCCGACAGGCCAGACGTACGCCGACCTCGTGAGCGAGTACGAGCGGTATCCCGCTATCTACGACGACATCGGGCTGTTCTCGTTCCCAC is part of the Natranaeroarchaeum aerophilus genome and encodes:
- a CDS encoding phenylalanine--tRNA ligase subunit alpha, yielding MRLPASQVAVIEAASADEAQTIDQLASATGEKPETVTGAAFDLEADGLVTIEEDVEESVELTEEGQQYLDDGLPEVRLYEAAIDLDAAADSVSMGQVIGSSGLGGNAVDIALSNYARKGYGAIDSGEITADPAADPNADTEAAALASIETDDPDSVDAETLDQLDHRGLVDRSERTVRSVQLTDDGVTALMEGVEAAETVDRLTPELLTSGEWESVEFTEYNVEADAPEYGGGKEHILRQTANRVKDVLVGMGFQEMEGPHVDADFWINDCLFMPQDHPARTHWDRFAMDEPREIDELPPDLVERVERAHREGVGEHGDGYHSPWDEDFARALALRGHTTSLSTRYLSGEQVGELEPPQRYFSVEKVYRNDTLDPTHLLEFFQIEGWVMAKDLSVRDLMGTFEEFYAQFGITDIEFKPHYNPYTEPSFELFGTHPETGELIEIGNSGIFREEMLEPLGVECDVMAWGLALERLLMLIYGFEDIRDVHGTLCDLELLRETEVMY